The genomic region CCAAAAGCCATTTCACCCTGCTCTACGGCAACAAGGGCACCGGCAGCACCATGTTCCGCGATGAGCTGCAGGATCTGAAAAACGAGTACATGACTCGTTTCAACCTGGTGTACATTTTCACTCGGGAAGAACAAGAGATCGATCTGTACAACGGTCGCATTGATAGCGACAAGTGCGACGAGTTGTTTAACCACGGAATCGACGTCAAGAATTTAACCGCGGCCTTCCTTTGCGGCCCTCAGGTTCTCACTGAAACGGTGCGCGAGTCACTGGTACGCCACGGTCTAGACAAGTCGAAAACGCACTACGAGCTGTTCACACCGGTCGGAGGTGTCCCTCGGCCCCGTAAAGACCGTGTTGATGCCAAAATCGATCCGCAGGTTGTCAGCGTGGTAACCGTTAAGGCTGATGGCCGCTCCCTGTCCTTCGATTTGGTACGCGACACCAAGAGCATTCTTGACGCCGGTCTCGACGAAGGTGCCGATCTGCCTTTCTCGTGCAAAGCCGGTGTCTGCTCCACCTGTCGCGCCAAGGTGATAGAAGGCGAAGTGGAGATGGATCAGAACTTCGCCTTGGAAGACTACGAAATCGCTGCCGGCTACGTGTT from Marinobacter sp. LV10R510-11A harbors:
- the paaE gene encoding 1,2-phenylacetyl-CoA epoxidase subunit PaaE, with product MNKFYSLALKEVRPETRNAVSLHFELPADVAEKFKYKQGQHLVVRTTLDGEEVRRTYSICSSVNDEELRIAVKLVPGGVFSRFANEQLKPGSTLEVMPPQGSFSIDLDPQREGRYLAVAAGSGITPILSIIKTTLETEPKSHFTLLYGNKGTGSTMFRDELQDLKNEYMTRFNLVYIFTREEQEIDLYNGRIDSDKCDELFNHGIDVKNLTAAFLCGPQVLTETVRESLVRHGLDKSKTHYELFTPVGGVPRPRKDRVDAKIDPQVVSVVTVKADGRSLSFDLVRDTKSILDAGLDEGADLPFSCKAGVCSTCRAKVIEGEVEMDQNFALEDYEIAAGYVLSCQCYPVSDKVVLDYDE